One Pecten maximus chromosome 7, xPecMax1.1, whole genome shotgun sequence genomic window carries:
- the LOC117331899 gene encoding PI-PLC X domain-containing protein 3-like: MAGVKLNYKLADWMSHLPVSSVQTPLNLLAIPGSHNTFSYSISPSGDVGPDQPQWIQDLTRMFGTAGKDTLCRWALTQNLNVSQQLEQGIRYLDCRVCWFSKTQDFHFLHGLIGAKAATGLDEVSAFLVKHPKEVIILDFSHFYSMSNTDHVNLLTMLTDKFGSKMCPYIDMESVTLEMMWEHGLQVLIIYQNDIVKEHLTFWPRTTIRSPWANTSSIPDLMSFMDNQYKSGRTDNVFFGWQGVVTPGMATIVSNFGSSLKDTLAIKLAPFFVSWLKDKKTGCHGISICTMDFIEQANYVSTLIELNYNAC; this comes from the exons ATGGCAGGTGTGAAGCTTAATTACAAGTTAGCAGACTGGATGTCACACCTTCCAGTGAGTTCTGTACAGACACCATTAAATCTACTGGCCATCCCAG GCTCCCACAACACGTTCAGTTACTCCATCTCTCCATCTGGAGATGTGGGGCCTGACCAACCACAATGGATACAGGACCTTACCCGTATGTTTGGTACAGCTGGTAAAGACACACTGTGTCGCTGGGCTCTCACACAGAACCTTAACGTGTCTCAACAACTCGAGCAAGGAATACGCTATCTTGACTGTCGTGTCTGCTGGTTCTCAAAAACACAAGATTTCCACTTCCTGCATGGACTTATTGGAGCGAAAGCGGCAACTGGTTTAGATGAAGTCAGTGCATTCCTAGTTAAACACCCCAAAGAAGTGATTATTTTGGATTTCTCTCATTTTTACTCTATGTCTAATACAGATCATGTTAACCTTCTCACAATGTTGACAGACAAATTTGGCAGCAAGATGTGCCCCTATATAGATATGGAAAGTGTGACGCTGGAGATGATGTGGGAACATGGACTGCAGGTCCTTATCATCTATCAAAACGACATTGTCAAGGAACACCTGACCTTTTGGCCTCGGACAACAATCAGGTCTCCCTGGGCGAACACGTCAAGCATTCCCGATCTTATGTCGTTCATGGATAACCAGTATAAAAGTGGGAGAACTGACAATGTGTTCTTTGGTTGGCAGGGTGTCGTTACACCAGGAATGGCCACCATTGTCTCCAACTTTGGTAGTAGCCTTAAAGATACACTTGCTATAAAATTAGCACCATTTTTTGTCAGCTGGCTTAAAGATAAGAAAACTGGTTGTCATGGAATCAGTATCTGCACCATGGACTTCATAGAGCAAGCCAACTACGTATCAACTTTGATAGAACTGAATTACAATGCATGTTAA
- the LOC117331342 gene encoding uncharacterized protein LOC117331342 isoform X1, with protein sequence MTTKNPSPVSRQSTAMSKQSFDTRKSIVSVSGINMETGSIATLPASVESPEPLIEEYNPVLNGVKKKLLTAARKCDTNTFVSLLQEWQNLSLNFADDSGKTLLHLCTNVGNKNDVILLLKRNCPVNRIDNMGHSALHYAAKKDYADIAELLVVNGAHFDLPEEKTGQTALHFAVAKNYLATVELLVFSGASIQIKDKNNKTPIALCRSKEMHALLSTAVQSSGGYRPGEMTMQTVEVQGGGITECWKLGLTIDYSTGPADDKFSLMCRRQTTDESDLGFEFANNEDICSDAFQYRLGRTGKPTPVRLTIPIYSSPQAKEEIVLRTDKGHVFSIASLNKVETDTPYCVVVVDLSQFRSFVLMCRPKTDLFKVPIEGGTFISKVNPKIEVTVQPNTYTKDVKLVLQTISIPASSVLGTEGVSDIVSMTPFSCLQEEGREIPKVPIQLRLPPSDSGKDLKLFSADVTDIASITDSGWSVRDDPIHTTPDSIGLDISDSAMKVVVEAKSGTEMMKIKPQIGLVFQKTTRSEYSIVFIVLTKHDPKNNTFKTVVECNTEQSSEQAKKKWMNDGFIDQRPGEVLCFKGPTRQRYKVIASKNLRPQGVEDGFMIFQFHPKRSNFAVFTASVKNNIQKETGNVRIFDYNIVKKTPAQLEAEGPGKPLENLLTNVHIAFAKSEKDTAPSAVPLIQVQEPTDIEKKNAKSPVVLKSTQPPRTQPPAKTPVAASIPVKYQGAKGSEKIFTNDEFLYTVVKELDDEWYKIVVMMGWNFPDVEKELLEPNGTQQDKIMHFLKQWQENSRTHDDLGLPNLLTALAKGGRRDLCTVVSLLMKEWFDQQSNQKSNFWKWVQKAFKDSDLINPGDYPKPMSDQFLLLLAQALKPNLDIAKHLDIQKADIERLKKGNGSDEFKMLKILLEGRDGAQSHIVALRKLLDAMITLEMNMGVRWTMVASRQWFDMKTEMNTQFKAELQDILESYGSKSSNTMY encoded by the exons ATGACGACAAAGAATCCGTCACCCGTGTCGCGACAGTCGACAGCGATGTCGAAACAGTCGTTCGACACCCGGAAGTCGATTGTGTCAGTTAGTGGTATCAATATGGAGACCGGATCTATTGCGACACTTCCGGCGTCCGTCGAGAGTCCTGAGCCACTGATAGAGGAATACAACCCTGTGTTAAATGGAGTTAAGAAAAAG CTTTTGACTGCTGCGAGGAAGTGTGACACCAACACGTTTGTTTCCCTGCTGCAGGAATGGCAAAATCTGAGTCTGAACTTTGCTGACGAT TCTGGAAAAACACTTCTACATCTTTGCACGAATGTTGGTAACAAAAATGATGTGATTTTGTTACTTAAAAGAAATTGTCCAGTCAACCGAATAGATAAC aTGGGACATTCTGCCCTCCACTACGCTGCAAAGAAGGATTACGCAGACATAGCCGAGCTCCTGGTTGTTAATGGTGCACACTTTGATTTACCGGAGGAG AAAACTGGTCAGACGGCGTTACATTTTGCTGTTGCCAAAAACTACCTTGCTACTGTTGAACTTCTTGTGTTTAGTGGAGCAAGTATCCAAATCAAGGACAAA AACAATAAAACCCCGATAGCACTATGTCGGTCCAAAGAAATGCATGCATTGTTATCTACAGCAGTACAGTCATCTGGCGGTTACAGACCAGG GGAGATGACGATGCAGACAGTAGAAGTACAGGGAGGAGGAATAACAGAATGTTGGAAGCTGGGCCTCACTATCGACTATAGCACGGGACCAGCAGACGACAAGTTCTCACTGATGTGTCGACGTCAGACCACAGACGAAAGTGATTTAGGCTTTGAATTTGCGAACAACGAAGATATATGCAGTGATGCGTTCCAGTACAGACTAGGACGAACAGGGAAACCCACTCCAGTTAGACTGACAATACCTATATACTCAAGCCCCCAAGCCAAGGAGGAAATAGTACTCAGGACAGATAAAGGGCATGTGTTCTCTATTGCGTCACTCAACAAAGTCGAAACTGAT ACTCCCTATTGTGTGGTGGTAGTAGACCTGTCACAGTTCAGATCGTTTGTCCTGATGTGTAGACCAAAGACCGACCTATTTAAGGTACCAATTGAAGGAGGAACCTTCATCTCAAAAGTCAACCCGAAAATAGAGGTTACTGTACAACCGAACACCTACACTAAGGATGTGAAATTAGTTCTGCAG ACTATATCAATACCCGCTTCCAGTGTGCTGGGAACGGAGGGCGTAAGTGACATTGTATCAATGACGCCATTCAGTTGCCTACAAGAAGAGGGTCGTGAAATTCCGAAGGTTCCAATTCAGCTTCGTCTTCCTCCATCGGACAGTGGAAAAGACCTCAAACTATTCTCCGCTGACGTCACTGACATTGCTTCCATCACTGACAGTGGCTGGAGTGTCCGAGATGACCCAATACATACTACACCAGACAGTATAGGGCTAGATATCAGCGACAGTGCCAT GAAAGTAGTTGTGGAGGCTAAATCGGGAACagaaatgatgaaaataaaacctCAAATCGGTCTCGTGTTTCAAAAAACTACACGTAGTGAATATTCTATTGTGTTCATAGTTTTAACAAAGCATGATCCGAAAAACAACACTTTCAAAACAGTGGTTGAGTGCAATACCGAACAATCTAGTGAACAAGCAAAGAAAAAGTGGATGAATGATGGATTTATTGACCAAAGACCAGGTGAAGTACTATGTTTTAAAGGTCCTACAAGACAAAGATACAAAGTTATTGCGTCAAAAAATCTCAGACCTCAAGGAGTCGAGGATGGTTTTATGATTTTTCAGTTTCATCCGAAACGTAGCAATTTCGCAGTGTTTACAGCAAGCGTAAAGAACAATATACAAAAGGAGACAGGAAATGTTCGAATATTCGACTACAACATTGTGAAGAAGACACCAGCACAGTTGGAAGCTGAGGGTCCAGGAAAACCTTTGGAAAATCTTCTCACGAATGTTCACATTGCTTTTGCTAAATCGGAAAAGGATACAGCACCATCGGCAGTACCATTGATACAAGTACAGGAACCTACAGACATTGAGAAAAAGAACGCTAAATCTCCAGTCGTGTTGAAATCAACACAAcccccaaggacacaaccaccgGCCAAAACACCAGTGGCAGCATCGATACCAGTCAAATACCAGGGCGCAAAAGGAAGTGAAAAGA TTTTCACCAACGACGAGTTTCTGTATACGGTTGTTAAGGAACTAGACGACGAGTGGTACAAGATAGTAGTAATGATGGGCTGGAATTTCCCGGATGTAGAGAAGGAGCTGCTCGAACCTAATGGTACCCAACAAGACAAAATCATGCAT ttcCTCAAGCAATGGCAGGAAAATAGCCGGACACATGATGACCTCGGACTTCCCAACCTACTGACCGCCCTAGCCAAAGGAGGTCGTCGGGATCTTTGTACAGTCGTGTCTTTGTTAATGAAAGAATG GTTCGACCAGCAGAGTAATCAGAAATCCAACTTTTGGAAATGGGTTCAAAAGGCGTTCAAAGACTCCGACCTTATCAATCCTGGAG ACTACCCAAAGCCAATGTCAGACCAGTTCTTGCTACTTCTTGCCCAAGCATTAAAACCAAACCTGGACATTGCTAAACATCTCGATATCCAGAAAGCAGACATAGAGCGCCTCAAGAAAGGAAACGGCTCAGATGAATTCAAAATGTTGAAG attttaCTGGAAGGTCGGGACGGAGCTCAGAGTCACATTGTAGCTTTGAGGAAATTACTCGATGCCATGATAACACTTGAAATGAATATGGGGGTCAGGTGGACTATGGTAGCATCCCGACAATG GTTTGATATGAAAACAGAGATGAACACACAATTCAAAGCTGAACTACAGGACATTTTGGAGTCGTATGGATCCAAGTCCtctaataccatgtattaa
- the LOC117331342 gene encoding uncharacterized protein LOC117331342 isoform X2, giving the protein MTTKNPSPVSRQSTAMSKQSFDTRKSIVSVSGINMETGSIATLPASVESPEPLIEEYNPVLNGVKKKLLTAARKCDTNTFVSLLQEWQNLSLNFADDSGKTLLHLCTNVGNKNDVILLLKRNCPVNRIDNMGHSALHYAAKKDYADIAELLVVNGAHFDLPEEKTGQTALHFAVAKNYLATVELLVFSGASIQIKDKNNKTPIALCRSKEMHALLSTAVQSSGGYRPGEMTMQTVEVQGGGITECWKLGLTIDYSTGPADDKFSLMCRRQTTDESDLGFEFANNEDICSDAFQYRLGRTGKPTPVRLTIPIYSSPQAKEEIVLRTDKGHVFSIASLNKVETDTPYCVVVVDLSQFRSFVLMCRPKTDLFKVPIEGGTFISKVNPKIEVTVQPNTYTKDVKLVLQTISIPASSVLGTEGVSDIVSMTPFSCLQEEGREIPKVPIQLRLPPSDSGKDLKLFSADVTDIASITDSGWSVRDDPIHTTPDSIGLDISDSAMKVVVEAKSGTEMMKIKPQIGLVFQKTTRSEYSIVFIVLTKHDPKNNTFKTVVECNTEQSSEQAKKKWMNDGFIDQRPGEVLCFKGPTRQRYKVIASKNLRPQGVEDGFMIFQFHPKRSNFAVFTASVKNNIQKETGNVRIFDYNIVKKTPAQLEAEGPGKPLENLLTNVHIAFAKSEKDTAPSAVPLIQVQEPTDIEKKNAKSPVVLKSTQPPRTQPPAKTPVAASIPVKYQGAKGSEKIFTNDEFLYTVVKELDDEWYKIVVMMGWNFPDVEKELLEPNGTQQDKIMHFLKQWQENSRTHDDLGLPNLLTALAKGGRRDLCTVVSLLMKEWFDQQSNQKSNFWKWVQKAFKDSDLINPGDYPKPMSDQFLLFLYF; this is encoded by the exons ATGACGACAAAGAATCCGTCACCCGTGTCGCGACAGTCGACAGCGATGTCGAAACAGTCGTTCGACACCCGGAAGTCGATTGTGTCAGTTAGTGGTATCAATATGGAGACCGGATCTATTGCGACACTTCCGGCGTCCGTCGAGAGTCCTGAGCCACTGATAGAGGAATACAACCCTGTGTTAAATGGAGTTAAGAAAAAG CTTTTGACTGCTGCGAGGAAGTGTGACACCAACACGTTTGTTTCCCTGCTGCAGGAATGGCAAAATCTGAGTCTGAACTTTGCTGACGAT TCTGGAAAAACACTTCTACATCTTTGCACGAATGTTGGTAACAAAAATGATGTGATTTTGTTACTTAAAAGAAATTGTCCAGTCAACCGAATAGATAAC aTGGGACATTCTGCCCTCCACTACGCTGCAAAGAAGGATTACGCAGACATAGCCGAGCTCCTGGTTGTTAATGGTGCACACTTTGATTTACCGGAGGAG AAAACTGGTCAGACGGCGTTACATTTTGCTGTTGCCAAAAACTACCTTGCTACTGTTGAACTTCTTGTGTTTAGTGGAGCAAGTATCCAAATCAAGGACAAA AACAATAAAACCCCGATAGCACTATGTCGGTCCAAAGAAATGCATGCATTGTTATCTACAGCAGTACAGTCATCTGGCGGTTACAGACCAGG GGAGATGACGATGCAGACAGTAGAAGTACAGGGAGGAGGAATAACAGAATGTTGGAAGCTGGGCCTCACTATCGACTATAGCACGGGACCAGCAGACGACAAGTTCTCACTGATGTGTCGACGTCAGACCACAGACGAAAGTGATTTAGGCTTTGAATTTGCGAACAACGAAGATATATGCAGTGATGCGTTCCAGTACAGACTAGGACGAACAGGGAAACCCACTCCAGTTAGACTGACAATACCTATATACTCAAGCCCCCAAGCCAAGGAGGAAATAGTACTCAGGACAGATAAAGGGCATGTGTTCTCTATTGCGTCACTCAACAAAGTCGAAACTGAT ACTCCCTATTGTGTGGTGGTAGTAGACCTGTCACAGTTCAGATCGTTTGTCCTGATGTGTAGACCAAAGACCGACCTATTTAAGGTACCAATTGAAGGAGGAACCTTCATCTCAAAAGTCAACCCGAAAATAGAGGTTACTGTACAACCGAACACCTACACTAAGGATGTGAAATTAGTTCTGCAG ACTATATCAATACCCGCTTCCAGTGTGCTGGGAACGGAGGGCGTAAGTGACATTGTATCAATGACGCCATTCAGTTGCCTACAAGAAGAGGGTCGTGAAATTCCGAAGGTTCCAATTCAGCTTCGTCTTCCTCCATCGGACAGTGGAAAAGACCTCAAACTATTCTCCGCTGACGTCACTGACATTGCTTCCATCACTGACAGTGGCTGGAGTGTCCGAGATGACCCAATACATACTACACCAGACAGTATAGGGCTAGATATCAGCGACAGTGCCAT GAAAGTAGTTGTGGAGGCTAAATCGGGAACagaaatgatgaaaataaaacctCAAATCGGTCTCGTGTTTCAAAAAACTACACGTAGTGAATATTCTATTGTGTTCATAGTTTTAACAAAGCATGATCCGAAAAACAACACTTTCAAAACAGTGGTTGAGTGCAATACCGAACAATCTAGTGAACAAGCAAAGAAAAAGTGGATGAATGATGGATTTATTGACCAAAGACCAGGTGAAGTACTATGTTTTAAAGGTCCTACAAGACAAAGATACAAAGTTATTGCGTCAAAAAATCTCAGACCTCAAGGAGTCGAGGATGGTTTTATGATTTTTCAGTTTCATCCGAAACGTAGCAATTTCGCAGTGTTTACAGCAAGCGTAAAGAACAATATACAAAAGGAGACAGGAAATGTTCGAATATTCGACTACAACATTGTGAAGAAGACACCAGCACAGTTGGAAGCTGAGGGTCCAGGAAAACCTTTGGAAAATCTTCTCACGAATGTTCACATTGCTTTTGCTAAATCGGAAAAGGATACAGCACCATCGGCAGTACCATTGATACAAGTACAGGAACCTACAGACATTGAGAAAAAGAACGCTAAATCTCCAGTCGTGTTGAAATCAACACAAcccccaaggacacaaccaccgGCCAAAACACCAGTGGCAGCATCGATACCAGTCAAATACCAGGGCGCAAAAGGAAGTGAAAAGA TTTTCACCAACGACGAGTTTCTGTATACGGTTGTTAAGGAACTAGACGACGAGTGGTACAAGATAGTAGTAATGATGGGCTGGAATTTCCCGGATGTAGAGAAGGAGCTGCTCGAACCTAATGGTACCCAACAAGACAAAATCATGCAT ttcCTCAAGCAATGGCAGGAAAATAGCCGGACACATGATGACCTCGGACTTCCCAACCTACTGACCGCCCTAGCCAAAGGAGGTCGTCGGGATCTTTGTACAGTCGTGTCTTTGTTAATGAAAGAATG GTTCGACCAGCAGAGTAATCAGAAATCCAACTTTTGGAAATGGGTTCAAAAGGCGTTCAAAGACTCCGACCTTATCAATCCTGGAG ACTACCCAAAGCCAATGTCAGACCAGTTCTTGTTATTCCTTTATTTCTAG